A window from Opitutia bacterium ISCC 52 encodes these proteins:
- a CDS encoding four helix bundle protein, giving the protein MSSYVEHFRDLEVYKKQREVSIEVFRLSKNFPYEEKFALIDQIRRSSRSVGAQIAEAWAKRLYPKHFISKLTDADGEQLETQHWLNEALDCNYLSRNESEDLTKKCEEIGRMLGAMIRRADTFASPGYRIKEDSIEYTATITDD; this is encoded by the coding sequence ATGAGCAGTTATGTGGAGCACTTTCGAGATTTAGAGGTTTATAAAAAGCAACGGGAGGTCTCAATAGAAGTCTTTCGGCTTTCAAAGAATTTTCCTTATGAGGAGAAATTCGCTCTTATAGATCAAATCCGTCGGTCTTCGAGATCTGTCGGTGCACAAATTGCGGAAGCGTGGGCGAAGCGTCTTTATCCAAAGCACTTCATTAGCAAACTCACGGATGCTGATGGCGAGCAACTTGAAACTCAACATTGGCTCAATGAAGCCCTTGATTGCAATTACCTTTCCCGAAATGAATCCGAAGATCTGACTAAAAAATGTGAAGAAATTGGCCGGATGCTAGGTGCTATGATTCGAAGGGCCGATACATTCGCATCCCCGGGCTACCGAATAAAGGAGGATTCAATAGAATACACGGCAACCATCACCGACGACTAA
- a CDS encoding quinone-dependent dihydroorotate dehydrogenase encodes MGKFYESVIRPTLFRQDAETAHEQGVAFMRFMGRLPWFCRLMESRNLRPPHSEPIKLFGLEFPNRVGLAAGMDKNAACWPAAAAFGFGHVEIGTITYHRQPGNPRPRVFRYPEHEAVINRMGFNNEGAEFVAARLAKQNKGLKRRIPLGINIGKSKKTSIEDAADDYLKSFNLLAEYADYFTINVSSPNTPDLRKLQGSEHLPTLLKVLADANNDRSERLGVGRLPILLKIAPDLSYREIDGILETMLALGYDGIIATNTTLARPGPFADVDQAGGLSGRPVDKKSTDIIRYISRSTESKLPIIGVGGIMDAKSAGDKIAAGASLVQIYTGFIYRGPLFPRDVAMALSHGHREWF; translated from the coding sequence ATGGGTAAGTTCTACGAGTCGGTAATTCGGCCGACATTATTTCGACAAGATGCCGAAACTGCACATGAACAAGGTGTAGCTTTCATGCGGTTTATGGGTAGGTTGCCCTGGTTTTGCCGTTTGATGGAATCACGCAATTTGCGACCTCCACATTCAGAGCCTATCAAATTGTTTGGTTTAGAGTTTCCAAACCGTGTGGGTCTAGCCGCAGGAATGGATAAGAACGCAGCCTGTTGGCCTGCAGCAGCAGCCTTTGGTTTTGGCCATGTAGAGATCGGGACTATCACTTATCATCGCCAACCTGGAAATCCTCGACCTCGAGTCTTTCGATACCCAGAGCATGAAGCGGTCATCAATCGGATGGGTTTCAATAATGAAGGGGCCGAGTTTGTTGCCGCCCGATTGGCAAAACAAAACAAAGGCCTCAAGCGGAGAATCCCTTTAGGTATTAATATCGGAAAGTCGAAGAAGACTTCGATTGAAGATGCGGCCGACGATTATTTGAAATCATTTAACTTACTCGCCGAGTATGCGGACTATTTCACGATCAATGTAAGTAGTCCAAATACTCCTGACTTAAGAAAGCTTCAGGGATCGGAGCATTTGCCGACTTTACTCAAGGTTTTGGCCGATGCCAACAATGACCGCAGTGAAAGGCTGGGGGTTGGTCGACTGCCGATTCTATTAAAGATCGCACCTGACCTGAGCTACCGCGAGATTGATGGCATTTTAGAAACCATGTTGGCGCTAGGTTACGATGGTATCATTGCAACGAATACAACTCTCGCTCGTCCTGGACCATTTGCAGATGTAGATCAGGCTGGCGGGCTTAGCGGAAGGCCAGTGGATAAGAAGTCGACCGACATCATTCGATACATCAGCCGATCTACCGAATCTAAATTACCCATCATTGGAGTAGGAGGAATCATGGATGCTAAATCGGCAGGCGACAAAATCGCAGCTGGAGCATCACTCGTCCAGATTTACACCGGCTTCATATATAGAGGGCCCTTGTTTCCACGTGATGTCGCCATGGCACTGTCCCATGGTCACCGTGAGTGGTTCTGA
- a CDS encoding sugar phosphate isomerase/epimerase, whose product MRESGAAYENQLGHMIEMCNKSGFTGIEPMHFWMGDLTDPGLLKESLDKNNVQLSGIALVHDWNNPEETVEEVAGANACIELLTQFPGSKLCTVQMPTGRHDLEQRRLNLVSCVNAVSKRAVDAGVECSFHPNSPHESINRTAEDYDVILNGLDASVTGWTPDVGHIRNGGMNILEKMAEFRPLINHIHYKDWDGNPEWALMGEGKIDFIEITQWLVDEGFEGWIMCEDEADAAIEDPDGVTLHDGEYCKEKLVPIIS is encoded by the coding sequence ATGCGCGAATCAGGAGCCGCTTACGAAAATCAACTCGGTCACATGATTGAGATGTGCAACAAATCTGGATTCACCGGCATTGAGCCGATGCATTTCTGGATGGGCGACCTCACCGATCCTGGCCTCTTGAAAGAGAGTTTAGATAAAAACAATGTTCAGCTGTCCGGCATCGCGCTGGTTCATGACTGGAATAATCCTGAGGAAACCGTCGAGGAAGTCGCGGGAGCAAATGCATGTATTGAACTCCTGACGCAATTTCCAGGGTCCAAGCTCTGCACCGTGCAAATGCCAACCGGACGTCACGATCTCGAGCAACGTCGCTTGAATTTGGTCTCTTGCGTCAATGCCGTTTCTAAGCGCGCAGTCGATGCAGGTGTGGAATGTTCGTTTCACCCCAATTCTCCCCATGAGTCGATCAACCGCACCGCTGAAGATTATGATGTCATCCTAAACGGTCTGGACGCATCCGTCACTGGTTGGACTCCTGATGTGGGTCACATCCGCAACGGGGGTATGAATATCTTGGAAAAGATGGCTGAGTTCCGTCCGCTTATTAATCACATTCACTATAAAGATTGGGATGGAAATCCAGAGTGGGCACTTATGGGCGAAGGTAAAATTGATTTCATTGAGATCACTCAATGGCTGGTCGACGAAGGTTTCGAAGGTTGGATCATGTGCGAAGACGAAGCCGATGCCGCGATTGAAGATCCAGATGGTGTGACTCTACACGATGGAGAATACTGCAAAGAGAAGTTGGTCCCTATTATTTCATAA
- a CDS encoding sugar phosphate isomerase/epimerase gives MSNSYPKLHNAMWPGLVGKGTDEGQEPPISLEKMLDLTAAAEVNGQKFDGIDYFLFLPHTNPEASDNELKEIADLIASKGFDVGSLVAPVWPGTIGDSAMGTDEQVEKFLSAVKMACRVAKVFNEHGVRKYGAIRIDSAEFGVEKWREDKSAGTARIVDTFKKASQIAADHGERLAAEGEICWAGMHSWKDMLDLLEGVGMPETFGFQADLAHTYLYTLGYNAPEHALLKEGYSEDEFWAAYEQMTDKLRPWTIDFHVAQNDGEVHGAGSHDKTGKHCPADDPNGKLDITRCSGYWLKDYQSRGIKHICWDGCMFPNATLENPDTWNTILSSMIDVQQAHGASE, from the coding sequence ATGAGCAATTCTTACCCTAAACTTCACAACGCAATGTGGCCCGGTCTCGTCGGCAAAGGAACCGACGAAGGTCAGGAACCGCCCATCAGCCTTGAAAAGATGCTCGACCTCACCGCTGCTGCGGAAGTGAACGGTCAGAAATTCGACGGCATCGACTACTTTCTCTTCCTGCCCCACACGAATCCAGAGGCCAGTGACAATGAATTGAAAGAGATCGCCGATCTGATCGCTAGCAAAGGATTCGATGTTGGATCTTTGGTGGCCCCCGTTTGGCCAGGCACCATTGGTGATTCCGCTATGGGCACCGACGAGCAGGTGGAAAAATTCCTCAGCGCCGTCAAGATGGCCTGCCGTGTCGCTAAAGTCTTTAACGAGCACGGTGTTCGCAAATATGGCGCCATTCGTATCGATTCAGCTGAATTCGGTGTGGAAAAGTGGCGTGAAGACAAGAGCGCAGGCACCGCCCGTATTGTAGACACTTTCAAAAAGGCCTCCCAGATCGCTGCTGACCACGGCGAACGGCTGGCTGCAGAGGGTGAAATCTGTTGGGCGGGCATGCATTCCTGGAAGGACATGCTGGACTTACTTGAAGGTGTTGGTATGCCAGAAACTTTCGGGTTTCAAGCTGACCTTGCCCACACCTATCTTTACACCCTCGGTTATAACGCTCCGGAACACGCCCTGCTCAAGGAGGGCTATTCCGAAGACGAGTTCTGGGCCGCCTACGAGCAAATGACTGACAAACTACGCCCCTGGACCATCGATTTCCACGTCGCCCAAAACGATGGCGAAGTGCATGGCGCCGGTTCGCACGATAAGACGGGCAAACATTGTCCCGCAGACGATCCCAACGGCAAACTGGACATCACCCGTTGTTCGGGCTACTGGCTGAAGGATTACCAAAGCCGCGGCATCAAGCACATCTGCTGGGATGGTTGCATGTTTCCGAATGCTACGCTGGAAAACCCGGACACTTGGAACACGATTCTAAGTTCCATGATCGATGTTCAACAAGCACACGGCGCGTCTGAATAA
- the hemB gene encoding porphobilinogen synthase — METEFELNLQRRPRRLRRSAGIRNMIQETTLGVNDLIAPLFVKEGVGEPEPVESMPGVFRHNLSDLVRECEELLKLGVPAVALFPQVDPSFKNDQATEATQENNLVLRTVRKLKEALPELIVITDVALDPYTTHGHDGLLDESGQVILNDPTVEVLCRMAQQQAEAGVDLVAPSDMMDGRVGAMREALDETGFSETGIMAYSAKFASAYYGPFREAVGSAQAAGTTGLDKKTYQLNPANRNEASMEAQLDVVEGADILMVKPAGPYLDIIRDLRNNTELPIAAYQVSGEYAQIHAAAQLGWLDLEKTRDESLLGIKRAGADMILTYFAKDIAKAL, encoded by the coding sequence ATGGAAACCGAATTTGAATTAAACCTGCAACGCAGACCTCGTCGACTACGCCGTTCTGCTGGAATCCGCAATATGATCCAGGAGACCACTCTGGGTGTGAACGACCTAATCGCCCCACTTTTTGTCAAAGAAGGGGTAGGAGAGCCCGAGCCGGTTGAATCTATGCCAGGCGTGTTTCGTCACAATTTGTCCGACTTGGTCAGGGAGTGCGAAGAATTACTCAAGTTGGGCGTACCCGCGGTGGCCCTGTTTCCTCAGGTGGATCCCTCTTTTAAAAATGATCAGGCCACGGAAGCTACACAGGAAAACAATTTGGTGCTTCGTACCGTTCGGAAGCTGAAGGAAGCTCTGCCTGAGCTCATCGTCATCACGGATGTAGCCCTCGATCCTTATACGACCCATGGTCATGATGGACTTCTAGATGAATCAGGGCAGGTAATTCTTAACGATCCCACCGTTGAGGTGCTTTGTCGCATGGCACAACAGCAAGCCGAAGCAGGGGTAGACTTGGTCGCTCCTTCCGATATGATGGATGGTCGAGTGGGGGCTATGCGTGAGGCTCTGGATGAAACAGGATTTTCCGAAACCGGAATCATGGCTTACTCCGCGAAGTTTGCATCGGCTTACTATGGTCCTTTCCGTGAAGCGGTGGGCAGTGCCCAAGCTGCTGGAACCACTGGCTTGGACAAGAAGACCTATCAACTGAACCCCGCCAATCGGAATGAGGCTTCTATGGAAGCTCAGCTGGATGTGGTTGAAGGGGCAGACATCTTGATGGTCAAACCCGCCGGACCCTACCTCGATATAATCCGGGATTTACGAAACAATACAGAGCTTCCCATCGCAGCATACCAGGTTTCCGGAGAATACGCACAGATCCATGCCGCCGCCCAGTTAGGTTGGCTCGATCTCGAAAAGACGCGGGACGAGTCCCTCCTCGGCATCAAACGCGCCGGAGCTGACATGATCCTGACCTATTTCGCCAAGGACATCGCGAAGGCTCTTTGA
- the dapF gene encoding diaminopimelate epimerase, with protein MTIPFTKMHGAGNDFVVIDNLDGQYDLTTEQIAYLCDRRFGVGADGLLLLEKGPTENLDAQMLYYNADGSRAEMCGNGARCFISFALAHQLGLDGRLKFRTDAGDMEGVAENGHITVQMTPALDTQLSLRVNLNDGPSTVHYTDTGVPHVVKFVDDISTVDIKPEGSELRFHDAFQPRGANVNFAQLDGDQVLVRTYERGVEDETLACGTGVTAVAILSHLVNGVEKPINLKVAGGDTLGVDFNVDGDEIDQVTLTGPAKVVYTGSIELP; from the coding sequence ATGACCATTCCATTTACAAAGATGCACGGAGCCGGAAACGACTTTGTAGTGATAGATAATCTCGACGGACAATATGACCTGACCACCGAGCAAATCGCCTATTTATGTGACCGCCGATTTGGAGTCGGAGCGGACGGGCTTTTACTTCTCGAAAAAGGTCCCACGGAGAACCTGGATGCACAAATGCTCTATTACAACGCCGATGGATCACGCGCGGAAATGTGCGGTAATGGTGCACGCTGCTTTATCTCTTTTGCTCTCGCCCATCAATTGGGTCTGGATGGTCGCCTCAAGTTCCGCACCGACGCTGGGGATATGGAAGGCGTTGCAGAAAACGGTCATATAACCGTACAAATGACTCCTGCCTTGGACACCCAATTGAGTTTGCGAGTCAATCTGAACGATGGACCTTCTACTGTTCACTATACCGATACGGGAGTTCCACACGTCGTAAAGTTCGTCGACGACATCTCGACTGTTGATATCAAACCAGAAGGTTCCGAGCTGCGTTTCCACGATGCGTTCCAACCTCGAGGAGCGAACGTCAATTTTGCCCAGCTAGATGGGGATCAAGTTTTGGTCCGCACCTACGAACGCGGTGTTGAAGATGAAACCCTGGCCTGTGGCACCGGAGTCACAGCGGTTGCCATCCTATCTCATTTGGTTAACGGTGTAGAAAAGCCGATCAACCTTAAGGTAGCAGGTGGAGATACGCTCGGCGTGGACTTCAATGTCGACGGAGATGAGATAGACCAAGTAACCCTGACAGGGCCCGCGAAGGTTGTTTATACCGGAAGTATTGAGCTGCCGTAA